The nucleotide sequence AATTGAACCGGCATTTAAATCCAAAGAGAGGCTTCCCCCTCCATCCCTACTTGCTACTCTATAGGAAACAGTATAATCGCCGGATATAGGAAAGGTTACATCTGCATAGCTCATCCAATCTTCGGCGTCGATATAGCCCACATTTTGGCCACCATTCGTATCAGTGGTATTTTCGACCTCTACACCCCCCATATTCGTATAATCTTCCGCTTCCATTACCATTTCGAATATCGGTTCTCCCCCTCCTTCTGGAAAAACTTCCCCGGCCAGATTGCGCCGTTGGATTCCGTTAGAGCGAAATTCCGATACCAAGTTTTCGATTTCCGAAGGGGCGACTTCTTCGTTTTCATAAAAAAGAACCCAATCTACCTTCATGGTCGAGTTTCTGTTCTCCGTACTGGCACCGGTGATGTGACCGAATATCCAATTGGCAAAGGCAATCTGCATGGGACTTCTAGGGTAAAGGGGGGAACCATCCTTTGGTGAATATTTCAAAACGCCCAAGTACTCATCATCTACCCAAAACTTTACATTTACACCATCGGTAAATGAGAAAGTATAGGTGTGCCATCCGGAGTAGGATCGTGTAGAGGAATCGCTATCATTGAAAAAATTATCGCCTTCATAACGATTGTAGGCCGTGGTATACAGCACTTGATTGTCTGTAGAAGTACCCCATTTGTCCGCAGCGAAATATTCAAAATCAATTTCACTATACCGCGAACCATCAGTGGCCAGTAAGTGACTTACGATCGTATAGAAAGTTTGCACATTTCCATCTTTGTAAGCAAAGGGCACATCGCTAAAATTGACCCTTGCAGAGTAGGTACCCTCAAAATAATCATACCCATTGGTCTGTATCCTGGAATGCGTTATATCGGTTCCACTGCCTTGCTTGTTCACTACAGTTTCTAGCGTTACCAAGGCATTTCCTGAAAGGTCGGGATCTTGAACAAACTTAACGTTACCTTTGTTGTAAATAGCGTTTGCCGGTGGGCCATTAAGGCCATCGACAACTACCCATTTATTAAAATTCGACAGGTCGTCATCATTGATACCATCGTAGTTGAAATCGTCGAACATGATAACATCTTGTGCTTGGCCCCAGTGCAAGTTGCAAATGATCGTCAGGATAATTAGGTTTCTGAATAATTGGAATTTTTCCATAAGTTCTCGATATTAATTTTAGTTATTAATTAAATTATCAAGACGGTCTTTTGTAAAATTCTATTTTTTTAGGATTCGGTCAAATATACCAAATTCTAGATGTTAAATACCGTAAACAATTTTGTTTTTTAATCTATAATACCACCAAAATTTAGGACAGAAACTTAAGTTGTAATTCTAACCCTTTGACGAACGGGGACAATGGGCGGTAAAGCCTAAAGGGCATCATCCGACTTCCTAAATTTCCGTTTGCCCGTATGATCCATACCTCGCTCACGTTCCAATTTTATCATTTCTTGGGGTCTGAAGTTCAAGATAAGAGCCCTTCGCTGCCCATTAGTACTGTTACCTTTACTGTAATGTAAAGTAAATCCGTCATGAAAAGAACACCCTCCGGCCTTTAACGGCAATGGTTTTCCATTTTCAGGAAATGCTTGAACGGACAATGCTCCACCTGCTATTTTATGGGAATGTTCCAATAGCTTTTGGTCATGTCTCCTTGCAAACCACATACATCCATTTTCTTCATAAACATCATCAAGTGCAATCCAACAACTTACCGACCTTTTGTCCGGTAAGTCGATCCAATAAGCAGCATCTTGGTGCCATGGCGTTTCCGTATCGGTAAAAGGAGCCTTATTGATCAGCATATCAAAATCCAGTGCCATGTCATCGCCCAGCAAATCCCGGGCCCAAGCCAATGCTTTTGTATAAACTTGCTTCTCTAAAAGTTGGGGTTCAATACTACTGGGAAGCATGATCTGCGTAATTTTCTCAACAGCCTCAGAATTTGAGCTATTACCCGATAAATCACTTCTCAAGCCGGCAGTAAGCTTCTTGTCTTCCAAAAGGACATCGTATAACTTTCTAAGTTCAACCACTTCATCAAAAGATAATAGTTGATCTAAATGCCCAAATCCATTGTTTACAAAATCATTTTTCAACATAGCAAGCATAGGTTTTTATTTAAGAAATACTTCTACCGAGTCTCCATCTTTAATCAAAGAATTCACGAATACACGGCCATTACTTTCGACCACTTTACAACGAATCTTATCTCCTTCCCTTAAAACCTTAATATGGAAATCCTTATTAAAAGCCTTAATGTGGTTTAATTCCATCTTGTTCCATTCCTCAGAAAGTCTAGGCGTACAACGAAAACTACTTAGGCCCGTTGGTACCATACCAAACATGCCTTCTGTAAATACCCGGCAGTACAAGCCACTTTCTGCGGAGAGGTGGGCCATATTCCCTTCAGGATAAGCCTCTACAACATAGGGGACCCGATCACCCAATAAGCGTTTTTTGGAAAACTCTTTTAATTTATTCAGTGATCGTTCCGTGGCACCCGCAAGAAAAGTGCCCCTTAGGGCATATAGGGTTCCGCGATCCCAAAAAACTTTGGATATTTCTAAGTTTTCATCATTTTTTTCAACGTGAACGCCGTTATCCGTCCATAATCTATCAAAAAGGGCATCAATAGTTCCCTCTTTCCTATCAAAGATTTGCACCACCAAAGGAAGGCAAATCCAATGCCTTAGATTCTCATGTTCCTTGTAATATTTATAGGTCTCCAGACCATCAATTGTTTCCCCAAAATAGGCTTCAATGTTCTTTTTCAATCGAACTGCGGCCTTTCGGTAGCCAGAAACTTCTTTTTTGGGCCTCCCTAATGAAACACCAAGGTCAGCGGCTAAGTTTAAGGCTCCGTAATATAAACTTGAAGTTGATAGATTCGCATTACCCGTTTCTATCCTCCCTTCCATTTCATCCGATTCCGAAATCACCACGCCACTCTTGTTCAAGTTTCGCTTGTTATATTCCAAACACCATTTAATTAGGGGCCATATCTTTTCCGCCACCTCTTTATCTCCGGAAGCCATAGCAAATTGTGCAGCCCCGTATGCTATCATTGCAGCATCACCACGGTCTAAAGGACTAATTGGGGCGTCACCCTCCATTTCAAAAGAGTACCTAATATTTCGGTAATCGGGGGTAATTTCCTTTGTATACAGATCGTACATATTCAGTGCAGCACTGTTTCCCAACTCATATCCCAAATATGGAAAGAAGGGATTTACGTATTCGGCTTGATCATTTGCCCAAAACCCCACGTAATAGCGTCCACCCCCAGGGGAATGCACCAACCCCAACTTTGACTCGAATATGCTTTCCGATGCCCTGATTTTAGAAAACTCAAACAAGGTATTGAGGGTTGAATCTGGCGTTACAAGCTGTAACGAGCTCTTCATTTTATTCAAAAAATCAATACGATCCCTATAATATTCATCCTCATGAACTATCAATTGCGGTTCTTCGTTCAGCGTAGCGGAAACATGAACCGAAAATTGGCAAGACTCCCCTCCGGCCAAATTGATATTCTCCTTGATATTGCTGCCGGTATTAATGACGTATTCCCCCTTAACACCTTTCACATGCCTTTTGGTCTGTGTTGTTTTTCCAAGAAGACGAATTGTTGAATCGGTGGTGTTGATCAATTCCCATTGTTCAATAAAGAGACGTTGGTTCGTAGATGGAAAAAAAGTGCGAATCAAGCCCACCCCTTCTTCAGGTTCATGCTCTATTACCAAGGTGCCATTTATCCTAACATCCTTAACCGCTCCAGGCGAATAGATTTTTTCGTTTACTATTAGTGTTGGCAAGATATCATCAGAATACGTACGGGCTAAGTAAGCCCTATAGTGCTTCCAATCCGGGTCATTGGTTTTTATATACGTTCTTAATTGAGGAAAAAAAATCTGTCTCGAAACCGAGAGCTGTTTTTGCTTGTCTATATCATAGGAAACTATGGCCGAAACCCGTTTGCCAGACATCTCTATGTTATCGCTATAAGGCACGTTCTTTTTCTCCGAAAGACTCAATTTAATCTCATTGGTATTTTCTATCGTCCAATGTTGGGAGAATTGAGCAAACTGGAATTGGGCAACAAACAGAAAAATTATTGTACTAATTCTTTTATACATTATAATCATCTTTATCACTATTAAATTACTTTATTTCAAGTAACATCCAGTTGTCATTTACCACTCCGTCAAGCACATTTTCCATACATAGGTTCCAACTGATAAAACCCACGATATTACCATCTTCATCAACATGGTCATCGCTTGGAGCCAATGGTTGGCCCGTATCTGCATGATAATTTTCATGGGTGGTTTTGTACTTTGCAATATCGTCCAACAATAAATTGCCTACGGTTTGTCCCAACCAAGCTACCTCTTGATCGTACCCATAATTTTTTAACCCTATGGAATAGATATAGTTGGCTATGGGCCATACGGGGCCTTGCCAGTTTGAAAAAGGCACAATAATGTTTTTATTATTGTAATCGGGATCTTGTGCAGAAAGTGTTCTAAAACCATATTTTGCCTTCATATGTTCGTCACTCAGCAAATAGGTTTCTATCATTTTCTTTGCATTGGGTTTTGGAACGATATGGGCCGCCAATGGTAAAAAAGAGGAAAAAGTAACCCTTTTATAGAAATCTCCCGTTTCCCTATCTACGGTATAAAAAATAGAATCTTCTTCCGACCATAGAATTTTGTTAATTGCCGTTTTTAATTCCTTTGCTTTCCGCTCGTACAAAAGGGCATCTACCTCATTTCCCATTTTTTTTGCGAGTGCAGACTGAGCTATATATTCTTTGTATTGCCATGTACTAGCGTCGGGAGCTAAAAAAGAGCGCTTATCTTCTATAAAATAATTGAGGGCCGGGTTATTGTCTGCCCCGCTCTGCATTGCTATATCCCAAAAAAACAGACCGGTAATACTATCTCTTTGGGTTTTCTCCCTATACTCCAATACCTTTTTAATTTGATTGTAATGAGGCTTTACCCATTCAAAGTCGTTCAATTTTTCAGAAGCCAAATACACACCTTGGGACAAAAAAGGTTTCATTGCAAACTTGCCGAATATGGGGCGAGGCCCATTTATGGTAGCACAACCGGACACATACCCCTCTTCATCTATCCCCTTAATCAAGTTCAGCGCCCAATACTTTAGATATTCGGGCTTGCCTTTACTCACAAAATAGTTCCCCATAAAAAACCCGTCCCAATCCCACATTTGCTTGTAAAAACCGGCCGGTATGAGGTATGGATATTCCAGATAGCCCTCAGCCGGTTGAATCACCTTTGTGCTTAAGTGCTTAAAATTTTCGGTTAAATCGGTATAGATATCGTATAGTTCTTGCCGATTTAAAGTAGATACGACCTCGGTTTCCATTTCTGATATTTGCTTTGACGACTCTTCTTTACAACTGTTCTGCAATATGCTAATCGCAATAAAAAATATAAAGAACAAATGGGAGTTGTTTAGGTTCCGTTTGATCAAACCTTTCTTTCTATAGCGTATCTTCATATTATTTATGGTGTTTTGGCCTCGACAATTTGCGAATTACTATCGAAATCTATTTATAATAGCCTCCAAATCGCTTACCCTTGTGGGGTTTTGATCGGCAATATTTCTTTTTTCGGAGATGTCATCGGCAAGGTTGTACAATTCAATACTTGTTGAATCGATTTTAGGATCCTTGATTGTCACCAATTTATAATCTCCCGACCGTACCGCATGTCTTGAAATGCTCGTCTTGAACTCCCAATACAAAAAAGAATGTTGTTTTTGCTGTTCATTGTCGCCTAAAAGGGTGGGCAAATATGAAATTCCATCGGTTGAAATAGGTTTATCCTGACCTGACAACTCACATGCCGTAGGTAAAAAATCCCAAAAAGTTGCAACTTGATCAGTTTCCCCTTTCTCTATTTTCCCTGGCCATTTTGCTATAAAAGGCACTCGAATACCTCCTTCATATAAATCTCTTTTCATTCCCCTCAAAGGTCCATTGCTGTCAAAATAATCCACTTGCCAACCTCCTTCTTGGTGTGGTCCGTTATCCGAAGTAAAAATCACGAGCGTATTCCCATCAAGATTATTTTTCTTGAGCAAATCCAATATTTGCCCTACATAGCTATCCAATCTGGTTATCATTGCCGCACCGGCTTTTTTTTCCGACGGCCACGGTTCTTTATCGTAAATTCCATAATCCGGTACTTCCATACCGTGCTCATTAATTAAAAAGCTCTCATTATTGGCGTGCGGTATCGTATAGGCCAGATATAGAAAAAAGGGTTCCTTCGCATCAGTTTTTATAAAATCCAAAGCCTTTTCCGTGAACAGATCATTAGAGTATTCTTTCTTTTTTATAGCGGCATTTCCGATACCTACTGCATAATTGGTACTATCGGAAACATAGACTACTTCATTTTTCAAAGGAAATTTTTCACCATTTTCCATAAGATAGTCCGGATAGTAATTATGTGCCCTAATCTGATCGTAATAACCAAAGGAATAATCGAATCCTTGGGCATTGGCGTATCCTGATGTACCTACATTTCCCAAGCCCCATTTCCCTATTACCCCTGTTCGGTATCCGGCATCCTTAAGCACTTCTGCCACGGTAAGATCGCTATCTTTTATGGGTTTTTCCATGGACTTAATGGTGGTATTGCCCATGTGCTGTCCGGTCATAAGGCTATTTCTAGACGGGGCACATACCGTAGCCCCCGCATAGTGTTGGGTAAATCGCAAACCTTCCGAGGCCATACGGTCAATATGTGGTGTCGATATGGTTTCTTGCCCATAACACCCTAAATCCCCATAACCTAGGTCATCTGCTAGAATGAATATAATATTGGGCTTTGAGCCCTTTACCTTCCCGTATGCGGAGTCCGTATTTTCGCAGGAACAAAACAAAGCCATTAAGGCAACGTATAAAAGAGTTCTTTTTTTCAAATCAATTTTTTAAAGGGGTAACTAATTTCTCAAAAGGCAGAAAACCGTGCATTGGGTCGGTTTTATATTTTATGTTCAATTGGTTCTGAATCTTTC is from Zobellia galactanivorans and encodes:
- a CDS encoding phytanoyl-CoA dioxygenase family protein, with amino-acid sequence MLKNDFVNNGFGHLDQLLSFDEVVELRKLYDVLLEDKKLTAGLRSDLSGNSSNSEAVEKITQIMLPSSIEPQLLEKQVYTKALAWARDLLGDDMALDFDMLINKAPFTDTETPWHQDAAYWIDLPDKRSVSCWIALDDVYEENGCMWFARRHDQKLLEHSHKIAGGALSVQAFPENGKPLPLKAGGCSFHDGFTLHYSKGNSTNGQRRALILNFRPQEMIKLERERGMDHTGKRKFRKSDDAL
- a CDS encoding carbohydrate-binding protein, producing MEKFQLFRNLIILTIICNLHWGQAQDVIMFDDFNYDGINDDDLSNFNKWVVVDGLNGPPANAIYNKGNVKFVQDPDLSGNALVTLETVVNKQGSGTDITHSRIQTNGYDYFEGTYSARVNFSDVPFAYKDGNVQTFYTIVSHLLATDGSRYSEIDFEYFAADKWGTSTDNQVLYTTAYNRYEGDNFFNDSDSSTRSYSGWHTYTFSFTDGVNVKFWVDDEYLGVLKYSPKDGSPLYPRSPMQIAFANWIFGHITGASTENRNSTMKVDWVLFYENEEVAPSEIENLVSEFRSNGIQRRNLAGEVFPEGGGEPIFEMVMEAEDYTNMGGVEVENTTDTNGGQNVGYIDAEDWMSYADVTFPISGDYTVSYRVASRDGGGSLSLDLNAGSIVLGERSIPKTDGWQNWTTVSHTVHVDAGTYNLGIYAITGGWNINWLKISMANTNNLNASASIFPESSLEIDSLDATVSPNSFRDNLSVDLGSSESASAIVLDVTGQQVASFEKVMNHEFIDLSELEPGLYFLRLKTDTYDVVKSILKE
- a CDS encoding MGH1-like glycoside hydrolase domain-containing protein encodes the protein MKIRYRKKGLIKRNLNNSHLFFIFFIAISILQNSCKEESSKQISEMETEVVSTLNRQELYDIYTDLTENFKHLSTKVIQPAEGYLEYPYLIPAGFYKQMWDWDGFFMGNYFVSKGKPEYLKYWALNLIKGIDEEGYVSGCATINGPRPIFGKFAMKPFLSQGVYLASEKLNDFEWVKPHYNQIKKVLEYREKTQRDSITGLFFWDIAMQSGADNNPALNYFIEDKRSFLAPDASTWQYKEYIAQSALAKKMGNEVDALLYERKAKELKTAINKILWSEEDSIFYTVDRETGDFYKRVTFSSFLPLAAHIVPKPNAKKMIETYLLSDEHMKAKYGFRTLSAQDPDYNNKNIIVPFSNWQGPVWPIANYIYSIGLKNYGYDQEVAWLGQTVGNLLLDDIAKYKTTHENYHADTGQPLAPSDDHVDEDGNIVGFISWNLCMENVLDGVVNDNWMLLEIK
- a CDS encoding arylsulfatase, whose amino-acid sequence is MKKRTLLYVALMALFCSCENTDSAYGKVKGSKPNIIFILADDLGYGDLGCYGQETISTPHIDRMASEGLRFTQHYAGATVCAPSRNSLMTGQHMGNTTIKSMEKPIKDSDLTVAEVLKDAGYRTGVIGKWGLGNVGTSGYANAQGFDYSFGYYDQIRAHNYYPDYLMENGEKFPLKNEVVYVSDSTNYAVGIGNAAIKKKEYSNDLFTEKALDFIKTDAKEPFFLYLAYTIPHANNESFLINEHGMEVPDYGIYDKEPWPSEKKAGAAMITRLDSYVGQILDLLKKNNLDGNTLVIFTSDNGPHQEGGWQVDYFDSNGPLRGMKRDLYEGGIRVPFIAKWPGKIEKGETDQVATFWDFLPTACELSGQDKPISTDGISYLPTLLGDNEQQKQHSFLYWEFKTSISRHAVRSGDYKLVTIKDPKIDSTSIELYNLADDISEKRNIADQNPTRVSDLEAIINRFR